Within the Dehalococcoidales bacterium genome, the region CGCGCCAGGCAAAGAGCAGATCGTCAATCTCAGCCTTGGTCGGCTCACGGCGGGTCACTGTTTTCAGCTTGACACTCTTTTCGGGCAGAGAGTCGGAGGTCTGTACCAGGAGGCCGCCCTTTACCCTGCGGAGGTCTAAATATTCCGGTTCCGCTTCTCCGTAACCGGGGGGCAGTTCGGCGATGAGTATGCGCAGGTCTTTCTTGCGCTGGAGCAGTTTGAGGGCATCGGCGTCATATTCCGGGGCGATGACAATCTCGTAGAATACCGACTTCATAGCCTCAGCCATCGCCAGGGTAACCTTTCTATTGGCAGCGACAATACCCCCGAAAGCTGCCACAGGGTCGCCGCTGAAGGCCCGCCGGTAGGCCTCGGCGATGTCCTCATGACTGGCTAAACCGCAGGAGTTGGTGTGCTTGACCACGGACACGGTGGGCGCGGCAAAGTCCGTGGCTGCCCCCCAGGCGGCGTCCGCGTCCAGGATATTGTTGAAGGAAAGCTCCTTGCCCCCGAGCTGTTTTGCCCAGGTGATGCCGGTGCTCTTGCCCCCGACCACGTCCCGCTCGGCGTAGAAGGCGGCCTTCTGGTGGGGGTTCTCTCCGTAGCGGAGGTCGTAGCGTTTCTGGAGGGCGATGGTCATTTCCTCGGGGAAAATTTCGCCGCTGTCCTGTCTCAGGTACTGCGCAATGGCGGTATCATAGGTGGCGACGTGCTGGAAGGCTTTCTGTGCCAGCCGTTTTCGTTCCTCCAGTGCCAGGTCTCCCGTCTTCAGCTTCTCCAGGACCGGCCCGTAGTCAGCCGGGTCAACCACCACGATAACGCCGGGGAAGTTCTTGGCGGAGGCGCGCAGCATGCTCGGCCCGCCGATATCGATGTTCTCCAGCGCTTCCTCAAGGCCGACACCTTGCTTAGCTACAGTCTGGACAAAAGGGTAGAGGTTGACCGCCACCAGGTCGATATTCCCAATATTGTTTTTGGCTATCTCCGCCATGTGCTCCGGAAGGTCGCGCCGGGCGAGGATGCCGCCGTAGATGAGCGGGTGCAGGGTCTTTACCCTGCCGTCCAGAATCTCCGGGAAGCCGGTGATGTCAGAGACGCTTTTTACCGGCACTCCTGCCTCCGCCAGCGTCTTTTTGGTGCCGCCGGTGGAGAAGATGTCAAAGCCCAGTTGGCTCAAGCCTTTAGCGAAATCGGTCACTCCCGCTTTGTCAGAAACGCTGATGATAGCCCGCATTAAGAACCTCCGTTTATTTCTACTCTTTTTCTAATCTTTGTGATGTCCTCTCCCCGAGATAAGGAGAAGAATCCCGGATATCAGCGGTAACAGGCTTACCGGTAGCACAATGAAGACTATTATAGAAGATATTGGTGGCATTGTCGGTACGGTGGATAGCCGCCAGACCGGCCAGAAAAGGCTCGCCGCAATTAACAGAATTCCACCGGCCAGTGGCCACTGCCAGGCAATCCCTACCATGACTAAAAAGGGAAAGCTGAGGACTAATGCAGCAGGCAGAGCGTGCAGGAAGTTAGTGAAACTGGTGAAAGGAGCTTCGCCCACGGCGATGGCGAACAACACTATTTCAACTACCCCGACCAAACCCACAATCAACCCGGCTTGGCGCAGCTTCTTTTGACGCTTACTGGGAGATTCTGTCAACAGTCAGCCTCTCTCGTCTTTAATCCCGTTCCTTTAGTCCCATTCCCCCAAGTGTTTATCCGCTCGTCATTCCGGCGGAACCTGTCCCGTACTGATATGGGAGCCGGAATCCAGTTCTTTCCCGTTCCCCGCTTCTGGATTCCGTGTCAAGCCTGTCCTGGCGACAAGCCAGGGCACGGAATGACAGGGCAGTCTAGGAGCTGAGCCCCTCTTAGACTTCCCCTGCGCATATTGTCATTGCGAAACCCTCCCGATTTATCGGGAGGCTTCAGCCCGAGTTCAGCCCGAGGGCGAAGCAATCCGGCCGGGGTATGTTTGCGCCTCCCCTCACGGATTGCTTAGTCGCTACGTTCCTCGCAATGACAGCCGTACGGAGGAAGGGCTTCGCCTCTTAAACTCCCCTGTTATTCTTGAGACTCCTTCTCTTTTTAAGCTCCCATTTCTCTGGTGTTCATTTAGCCGGTCGTATGGGTGGGGTCCGAAACGGATAACCTTCAACAAACACAACCTTACACGCTTCCAGGTCGACTGCCGCTGACACTATCCATTTGCCCGGCTCACCAAACCGGATGGTGACATCAGGATATATCTTTTCGGCATCCCTGGGGTCGAGGACTGCTCTCCCCCGCGGATATACCGGTATACCCGTTTCCACTATCTCGTATTCATATCTCATGTAACCGGAATAGCCTGTTCCGGACGAGTCAGGGTACAGGGCTGCCCAGTCGAAACTTATTTCGTACTTACTTTCCTTCTGTAGCCACTCCGATGCTTCAGGGGTATTCAGCACTATTTCAATTATTGTATTCTTCTCGCTGGCTGACAACTGCCTGAGATTTTCGGGAAACCAGAACTCTTCGGGAGTCGGCATAGTGGATACAGGTTCTATGGGAGGAACTGAAACTTCGTCAGGTGTAGGAGTATTCTCATGAGCGCAACCGCTGGTGAGGAAAACCATCATAGTTAGCAAGCCTGCGCTTACCCAAAGCCATCTTCGAAGTCTCAATCTCTTCCTCTACCTACTCGATCACCACCCTCGCCCCACCCCTCTGCTCGGCCACTTCACCGATAATTTTGGACTCAGCTAAAGCTCCGGTCAATTTGCCGGTGTTTTCCGGTGAGCAGATGAGCGCCATGCCGATGCCCATGTTAAAAACATGGTACATCTCCTCAGGGTTGACATTGCCCCGCTGCTGGATAAGCTGGAAGATGGGCGGGATTGTCCATGCCCCGTGCCGGAAGCGCGCGGTCAGTCCGTCGGGTAAGACCCGGGGTACGTTGCCGATGAGTCCGCCGCCGGTGATGTGGGCGATGCCCTTGAGCAGCGGCAGCGCCGGTTTGAGTATCTGGTAATAGCTTCGATGGGGCTCGAGGAGTTCCTCCCCCAGCGTCCGCCCCAGTTCCGGGTAGTGTTTGTCCAGGTCGGCCCTGGTCTCGCCGAAGATTTTACGCACCAGAGAATAGCCGTTGGTGTGCAGCCCGCTGGAGGGCAGCCCGATGATAGCATCGCCGGGGGTAATTGCCTTGCCGTTGATAATCCGCTCTTTCTCTACCGCGCCGATGATGAACCCGGCCAGGTCATAGTCTTCCCCGGCGTAAAGCCCGGGCATCTCGGCGGTCTCCCCGCCGATGAGGGCACAGCCTGCTTCCTGGCAGGCGCGGGACAGCCCCCGGACGATGGCCTCTACTTTTTCCGGCGCCAGCTTTCCCATGGCG harbors:
- the purH gene encoding bifunctional phosphoribosylaminoimidazolecarboxamide formyltransferase/IMP cyclohydrolase, with amino-acid sequence MRAIISVSDKAGVTDFAKGLSQLGFDIFSTGGTKKTLAEAGVPVKSVSDITGFPEILDGRVKTLHPLIYGGILARRDLPEHMAEIAKNNIGNIDLVAVNLYPFVQTVAKQGVGLEEALENIDIGGPSMLRASAKNFPGVIVVVDPADYGPVLEKLKTGDLALEERKRLAQKAFQHVATYDTAIAQYLRQDSGEIFPEEMTIALQKRYDLRYGENPHQKAAFYAERDVVGGKSTGITWAKQLGGKELSFNNILDADAAWGAATDFAAPTVSVVKHTNSCGLASHEDIAEAYRRAFSGDPVAAFGGIVAANRKVTLAMAEAMKSVFYEIVIAPEYDADALKLLQRKKDLRILIAELPPGYGEAEPEYLDLRRVKGGLLVQTSDSLPEKSVKLKTVTRREPTKAEIDDLLFAWRAVKHIKSNAIVLAKDKMIVGMGAGQPSRIISARVARDKAGEKARGSVLASDAMFPFSDVVEAAAAAGVTAIIQPGGSIRDEDSIKAADDNNIAMVFTGTRHFRH
- the purM gene encoding phosphoribosylformylglycinamidine cyclo-ligase, with product MRESYAQAGVNIDAASKVKELIGRHARATHRPEVLSGVGFFGGLFELKGYRQPVLVSSVDGVGTKLKIASALDKHDTIGIDIVNHCVNDILTCGAEPLFFLDYIAMGKLAPEKVEAIVRGLSRACQEAGCALIGGETAEMPGLYAGEDYDLAGFIIGAVEKERIINGKAITPGDAIIGLPSSGLHTNGYSLVRKIFGETRADLDKHYPELGRTLGEELLEPHRSYYQILKPALPLLKGIAHITGGGLIGNVPRVLPDGLTARFRHGAWTIPPIFQLIQQRGNVNPEEMYHVFNMGIGMALICSPENTGKLTGALAESKIIGEVAEQRGGARVVIE